A genomic stretch from Bos mutus isolate GX-2022 chromosome 4, NWIPB_WYAK_1.1, whole genome shotgun sequence includes:
- the LOC106701310 gene encoding coatomer subunit gamma-2: MKFTVRDCDPDTGVPTEEGYDDEYVLEDLEVTVSDHIQKVMKPNFAAAWEEVGNTFEKEETFALSSTKTLEEAVNNIITFLGMQPCERSDKVPENKNSHSLYLAGVYRGGYDLLVRSRLALADGVTMQVTVRSKEGTPVDVILASVG, from the exons ATGAAGTTCACTGTCCGGGACTGCGACCCTGACACGGGGGTTCCCACCGAGGAGGGGTATGACGACGAGTACGTG CTAGAAGATCTTGAAGTGACTGTGTCTGACCACATTCAGAAGGTAATGAAGCCTAACTTTGCTGCTGCCTGGGAGGAGGTTGGCAACACCTTTGAGAAAGAGGAGACCTTTGCCCTCAGTTCTACCAAAACTCTTGAAG AAGCTGTCAACAACATCATCACATTTCTGGGCATGCAGCCATGTGAGAGGTCAGACAAAGTACCTGAGAACAAGAATTCCCATTCCCTCTATCTGGCAG GTGTATACAGAGGTGGCTATGATTTATTGGTGAGGTCCAGGCTGGCCTTAGCAGATGGGGTGACCATGCAGGTGACTGTCAGAAGCAAAGAGGGAACACCTGTAGATGTTATCTTGGCTTCTGTTGGATAA